In Methanofollis aquaemaris, the genomic window TGAGCATCACCACCCGCCCCTCCGCATCGGTCACGACCACCCCGTCGCCGATCGAACGGAGCGTGACATTCAGACGCTCCTCGCTCTCCCTGAGCGCCAAATCGGCCTGCTTCTGTCTGGTGACATCGCGCATGATGCTCTGGATGCCGTAGATCTCCCCGTCTTTGTCATAAACCGGGCCGCCGTTCATCTCGATATCGATACAACCCCCGTCCTTTTGCATCACCTGGACCAGAAGCCCCTCGAAACACTCTCCTTTGACCGTCCTCCTGAAATGTTCCTGGATCCTCTCGATATCCGGGCCCCTCACAAATTCGGTATATGACCGTCCGAGCATCTCCTCAGGACGGTGACCGGAGAGCCTTTCCATCGACGGGGATGCGAAGATGATCGTCCCGTCCGTTCCGCCCACCGTGACGCCGTCGTAGATCCCCTCGGCGATGATCTGGTACCTGAACTCCGCCTCCCTGAGAGCCTCCTGTGCCTTTTTTCTCTCGGAGATATCGACCGCAATCCCCTGGAGAGCGAAGAACTGATCGTCTCCGTCCCAGAGCGGCGTGAAGGTGAGAAGGGCCGGGAACGCCGCCCCCATCTCTCCCCTCCTCAGTACCCTCACCTCACGGTTGATCACCGGTTTGCCGGTCCTGACCATCTCGACCCCCCAATCCCATGCCGCCTTCCGGTCGTCAGGGTGGAGGTAGAGGTTCCAGTTCTGACCGACCACCTCCGCGTCGGTCACCCCCAGCGCATCGAGGCCGCACCTGTTGAGATAGATGATCTTTCCCTCCCGGTCTGCCTTGAAGAGAATATTCGGGAGATTCTCCACCAGGTCGCGGTAATTTTTCTCAGACTCCCTGAACGCCCGCTCGGTCCTCCTCCTGTTCACCGCCTGCCTGACCTTGTGAGTCAGTTCGGTGAACTGGGCCACCGCGTCCCCGCCCTTCTGGAGATAAAAATCCGCGCCGCTGTTCAGCGCCTCGATCACCACCTCCTCCCGCCCCTTTCCGGTAAAGAGAATGAACGGCATCCCAGGACAGAACTCTCTGACCGCCTTGAGAAAGGCGATCCCGTTGGTCTGCGGCATCTCGTAGTCGGAGACGACGACATCGTACCTGAAGGACCTGAGAAGGTCCATCGCCTCCCCGGCCGACCCGGCCACATCGACACATATCTCTCCCTGATCCTCAAGGAATACCCTGCCCACCTGTAAAATTGCGGGCTCGTCGTCCACCAGCAGCAGTTGAATCATATCTCATCACCATCTCCCCCTGATTCAGATCGACCATTCAACCTGCGATATATATTATTTATTCTATATGATGGTCGGGAGATGATCTCCTGACAAAGAAAAGGATAGAAGAGATTATCTGTCCCTTCAAGACTCCGGGAAAAGAGTCATCATTCTTCAGGGTACATACCTCCTCTCGAACTATGCCGCTCCATGCCGGGATCCGCAACTTTGTGACAGGAGTCTTCTCCACCCATACCTCAGGTCGGCGCTTCCTGGAGATCGATCTCCTGCGCGGCGCGGCGATCCTGATGATGGTCCTCTACCACCTCCTCTTCGACCTCTCCTACTTCGGGATCGCAGACGTGGAGGTGCACACCGGGTTCTGGAAACTCTTCGCCATGGTGACCGCCTCGCTCTTCATCGCCCTCGCCGGACTCTCGCTTCCGATCAGTTATGCCCGCAGAAAAGACCGGCTCACCGGGCGTGCGCTCTGGGCCGACTACGCACGCCGCGGCGGGAAAATTTTCCTGTACGGCCTCCTCGTCACCCTCGCCACCTGGCTCTACCTCGGCGACGGCTTCGTGGTCTTCGGGATCCTCCACCTCATCGGCTTCGCCATCATCGTCGCCCCCTTCTTCCTCAGGCTCGGCCTCTGGAACCTCCCCGTCGGCGCGGCGTTCATCCTCGCCGCCGTCCCGCTCAGCGGAGTCAACGGCCCGTACTGGCTCCTCTGGCTTGGCATCCACCCGACCGCCTTCTACAGCGTCGACTATGTCCCGGTCATCCCCTGGCTCGGCGTGGCCCTCATCGGGATGGCGATCGGGTTCTGGCTCTACCCTGAAGGAGAGAGGCGTTTCAGGATCCCGGAGATGAACGGCCGGTGGGCCGCCGAACTCCTCGCTCTTTGTGGCAGGCACTCGCTCTTCATCTATCTCGTCCACCAACCCGTGATACTGGGGCTGCTGATGGGCCTCGGGCTTGTGGCGTGACGGCGGCGGTCTGATCGACGTGCCTTCCACGCTCGCGCCGGAGGCGCTGCCCCCGGAACCTCGGGGATGAAGATAGGGATGGGAAGGCAAAATCAACAAACATGATGAGGGACTTACCGTCCCCCCGCAGAGATAGCCATCCAGAGGGTTTACCGTGAAAAACTTTTGATGAGGTATGTCTGAGGCGTGCTTTCGCTTCATGAGCGATTCAACAGAGCCGAAAAAATGTACTCCCGTCCGGGTGAATGAGCAAACCAGGAATACTTCCGGGACGCACTCTTGGAAAAAAAGGGGGAGGGCTCTCCCCGCTCAGACGGACCCGAAGCAGGGGCCGCGTTGAGATCCGCACCTTTCAAAGCCCGCCGCAATCCCGCTCTCGTCGAGGGCGGTCTGCAGTGCGGTCCTGAACTCCTGCATCGTCTCGAATGCCGTCTCGCAGTCTCCGTTCTCGCGGGCCTGCTGTGCGACATCGATGAGGGCCTTCAGTTCGGAGGTGTCGTACCCGCTCTCATCGAGGGCGGCGAGGGCCGGGGCCGCGGGGTATGCGCCGTGGTTGCCTGCACCGAACCCGTGCCCGCCGATCCTGTTCTCCTCGCATGCAACACCCGGCGCACCGCCCCGGGCATAGTGGCCGGAACCTCCGCCGAAGAATGCGCTCGCCGGCATGGCGAGGAACGCACAGACACAGCAGAGGCATATGATGCCGATGATACCGATCTTTCTCATCTTCTTCCTCCAGATATCGGTGCCGGAGAGGCACCCTGATCAACACTTGACAGGTGCGGATAAATATTCCCGAAATACCCGGAGTGCAACCGTTGAACCGATCGGTTCAACGATATGATTTGTAGAATTTTGTATGAACCCCATGCTCAAGCATACGGGATGAACATTTTTCGTCGCTTGCTCGCTTTTTTTCAAGACAGGAGAATCGGTGGAGACCTTGTTCCATCGCCGCCCCCACCTATCTTCGTCCGTGGGGGGGTCCGGGGGGCGCGGCCCCCCGGTGCGAGACGGCGGGGAAGATTCTGCGATTGAGGGCGGCGCCTCTGATCATCACGCCTTCCCATTCGGACATGAAGAGTGCTTTCACTTCATGATCGATCCACGGCGTCCAGCGGTTCACCCTTCTCACCGACCCCGTCCAGGGCGTCGAGGAGGTCGGCGACCGAGTGATACCGCCGCTCAGGATCTTTTGCCAGACACCGCCCGACGACCCTGTCCCATCCGGCAAGGGCCGGGTCCAGCGTTGAGGGGAGGGGAGGGTCGGCGGTGAGGATCGCCATGCTCACCTCGCCGATCCCCTCGCCGGGGAACGGGCGCCCGCCGGTGAGGAGTTCGTACAGCACCACCCCGAACTGGAAGATGTCGGTCTCCCTGCCGGGAGGCCCGAACTGCGAGGGCGAGACCTGTTCGGGGGCTGCGTAGTCCAGGGAGAAGGCGGTCACACTCGTCGTCCCGGTATCCGCGACCTCCTTGCCCAGCCCCCAGTCGGTGATCTTCGGAACCCATCCTGGTGCGACGAGGAGGTTTGCCGGTTTGATATCGCGGTGGATCACCCCCCTCTCGTGGGCGTAGCCGAGACCTGCGGCGACTCCCCTCGCGATCTTCAGGGCCACCGCCTCGCTCACCGGCTTCTCGATCTCCTGGAGCGACCGCTCCACATATTCCATCTCGACGAAGGGGACGGGCAGGATGTTGAGGGCGTACAGCCTCACGATGTTCGGGTGGTCGAGCCCCTCCCAGATCCGCATCTCCTTGAGAAAGTAGCGCCCGGTCAGTTCGTCGGTCCCGAGGGGGATCTTGACCGCGACCGTCTCGCCGTCGGCACGGCGAACCGCCCGGAACACTCTGGCGTTCCCGCCTCTGCCGATATATGTCACATCGGCGTACCGCGCTGAGAGCCCCGCGGGAAAACCCGACGACTGTGCAGCGGGGGTCGCCGCCTCGTCGTCCCCGACGACCGTCAGAGGGCCATCATCACCGCCGATGAC contains:
- a CDS encoding heparan-alpha-glucosaminide N-acetyltransferase — protein: MPLHAGIRNFVTGVFSTHTSGRRFLEIDLLRGAAILMMVLYHLLFDLSYFGIADVEVHTGFWKLFAMVTASLFIALAGLSLPISYARRKDRLTGRALWADYARRGGKIFLYGLLVTLATWLYLGDGFVVFGILHLIGFAIIVAPFFLRLGLWNLPVGAAFILAAVPLSGVNGPYWLLWLGIHPTAFYSVDYVPVIPWLGVALIGMAIGFWLYPEGERRFRIPEMNGRWAAELLALCGRHSLFIYLVHQPVILGLLMGLGLVA
- a CDS encoding serine/threonine-protein kinase → MRSPEPFIQCLLLFFLVGALAPVMGAAAVMVPAEGPHMDVQEMQHPWRGGNVTGDEAGFLPVRDGTHQAAVATTVMAYLTAFFSVGLSILVVAVLFTLGRDASRGYRYALTSRAAGLLAAAYGILGSFSAIFAVGALSTFSAVTMGPVGGGGREPDPAFAVIGICLVYLAFSSFALAYASFRRLPAIYLLRAHPFPALALLLVGLVGFVPLFRGPGGDLLAVPVLLASALLPVLQMRSLTVAKRGATTVIGGDDGPLTVVGDDEAATPAAQSSGFPAGLSARYADVTYIGRGGNARVFRAVRRADGETVAVKIPLGTDELTGRYFLKEMRIWEGLDHPNIVRLYALNILPVPFVEMEYVERSLQEIEKPVSEAVALKIARGVAAGLGYAHERGVIHRDIKPANLLVAPGWVPKITDWGLGKEVADTGTTSVTAFSLDYAAPEQVSPSQFGPPGRETDIFQFGVVLYELLTGGRPFPGEGIGEVSMAILTADPPLPSTLDPALAGWDRVVGRCLAKDPERRYHSVADLLDALDGVGEKGEPLDAVDRS